Below is a window of Plasmodium gaboni strain SY75 chromosome 11, whole genome shotgun sequence DNA.
attttcctttttttaattttttctacatatatataaatatatatatatatatatgcatagttatatgtgaatatttttatcttgttattttttatcatttattatttgtattttatatttcttaatttttttgttgaAAGAACATCAATAATACTACATggattttttttttgaaatgATATTTCATAAATTGTACAGATTAATGGAAATTCGTTTTTCAATTGATGATATTCCAAAACATCATATACTTCTTTTGTTGTATCAGTCCCCTGTGGTAATATTAAtaaggaatatataataaaaatacaagaaaaaaaaaaaaaaaaaaaattatgtatacattttttatgaattttattatatatattataccTGAAGTTTTTGCCCATTCAATAATTCCGCTTCTATTAATTCCCATGAGTCTTTCCCTTTTCTCTTGGCAAATTCTTTTGCACACTTAAAATTTCTTCCTCCCAAACATGTGGTTATAAGATCCGCTAGTCCACAACTGTCTAAAAAGGTTTCCTGAATGAGCAAATtaatatgcatatatatatatatatatatgtgtttatttgcttattcatttaatataattacttatatatatatttatatatatcgTTTCAAATCttaatatgtatatcatttatcacttcatattatattatattatataattttttcttttcatgGGTCCTTTTCTTACGTCCAAAACCTTGGGGAAAAACATTTTAGCAAATTTTTTCATCTCTTCTAAGCCAATACGAATAATAGCCGATTTTGTATTATAGCTAGCTGTTAAACCATCTATAAATCCAACCCCTAAAGctataacattttttagAGCACCACATATCTACTTcaaagaaatatatatatatatatatatttatttatttatttcatacgttattttataaaataaaacgTGTTATAAAATGATTACTTCTACTCCTGGTTTATCTTGTATACAATTGACTTTAAAATATGTCCtatcaaataaattttGCCATATCACCTcatttccttttttttcGAAACCTATAGTACTTTCACTAAAGTGTTCACGAGATAATTCCTATGAtttcataaaaatgtatactatatatatatatatatatatatatatatttatttatttatttatttatttatttatttttgaagaagatatactttttattgaaaaatcatgtttttacaaaatgaatatatgtaaaaaagTACGcatttcataaaaatatttcttcagatatttatttttaattttattacttCTGCTATGTTTGATCCTGACAAGGCCAAGCATTCAAtatctaattttttttctatcATATCTGATAGTAGTTGAGGTTTTgattttatcatttttattcCTTTTATTAGACTAATGGCTCTTGCGTTTTTCTTAAGATTGTTATTTTGTAAAATCTCATCAAGCACATTCTAAGAAAATAATTGAAGaggaaatataatatttatatattcatacatgtttatatattattttattttattgtattACATCCAAGTATTGGTGCGgtaatacaaatattaaCAAATCTGCATCATCTATAACTTCCTTCAAGTTTGAAATTGCTAGAATATTTTCAGGAATTTTCATTCctttcatatattttatgttttctttctttttattGATAATATCAGATAGTTTTTCTTCCTCCACAATTTCTTCTTTAACATACATTTTAACCTAAATCACAAAAGacttaaatatatgtatataaatatatgtatgtgtgcatatattttaattcaCTTGGATAAtttgatattatatttttgaatactattttttttttttatgcTTACAATTGgatgaaatatttttaactTTTGAGCGTTTATTCCAATTATTTTTGAAACGACTGTACCCCAATTCCCACTACCAATAATAGATAccttttatataaaaaaaaaaaaaaaaaaaaaaaagtagaaatatgtataaataaatatatacacacacatatatatatataatgtatgtatttttaattgTTATTACCTTTAATGGTACATTATTTTGAGGATTTCCTATCaaagaa
It encodes the following:
- a CDS encoding putative glycerol-3-phosphate dehydrogenase; translation: MLKFSILYFYLIFQVITCFSVNQINVGNKYSLIGNPQNNVPLKVSIIGSGNWGTVVSKIIGINAQKLKIFHPIVKMYVKEEIVEEEKLSDIINKKKENIKYMKGMKIPENILAISNLKEVIDDADLLIFVLPHQYLDNVLDEILQNNNLKKNARAISLIKGIKMIKSKPQLLSDMIEKKLDIECLALSGSNIAEELSREHFSESTIGFEKKGNEVIWQNLFDRTYFKVNCIQDKPGVEICGALKNVIALGVGFIDGLTASYNTKSAIIRIGLEEMKKFAKMFFPKVLDETFLDSCGLADLITTCLGGRNFKCAKEFAKRKGKDSWELIEAELLNGQKLQGTDTTKEVYDVLEYHQLKNEFPLICTIYEISFQKKNPCSIIDVLSTKKLRNIKYK